Sequence from the Rhizobium sp. TH2 genome:
GCGAAAAGACGCATGAGAGGCCCCTGGTGGCATGTTGTTGAGACGGCGGCATGCGGCGTGGTACCGATGCCCGCTATTGGATTGCCGGCGCGCCGCCGTGGGCGCGCCGATCTGGCCCGGTATGGAATGTCCGGAAAATCGCCACGTGAATTACTTCACGTTGACTTTGATGTTCCAGTGCTTGGAGCCGCCATAGCTGGCACCGGGCGCCAGACCTGGCACGTTCATGGTGAAGCTGAACTTGTCCGTGCCCCTGTAGCCCTTGTGCGGGGTGTACCAGACCGCCAGTCCCTGTCCGACGTTGCCCTTGCAGCCGCGGGCATTGCTCATCGGCAGCTTGCGCCACTCGGTCCTGATCGCGCCGTGCTCCGGCTGGCGGTTGACTCTCACGACACCCTTGCCCAGCGTGTGGCAGCCATAGGCTCGGCTACCGTAGAAGTAGAAAAAGCCCACCTCATTGACGGTGTTGGCCTTCGCGTCGAGCGTTTCGGCCGAAGCCGGCGATAAAGTGGAAAGCAGGATCGCCAGTGAAGCGAGAGCCTGAATGATAATGCGCATGGATGCCCCTGAACTATACTTGCATATGGCGCGTGATGGTTGCGCCGCTATCGCTGATAGCAGGAAATATATTTGCCATTCAATCCACCCGTGATGATTTTCCAAGTTGCAGTTAATACGTGTCAATTCGGCATCTATCCCGACGGGCTATCCACAGCGCAATCACGTGGAATCCTTGCCCTTTCCTGCTCGTTTGGCTAAAGCGAATCCATGGCAAGCATCGAAAAGCCGCCCGGCGGCGGCGACCACATCCAGCCGGTCGATCTGAAGACAGCACTCGAGGAGCGGTATCTAGCTTACGCGCTCTCCACGATCATGCACCGTGCGCTGCCTGACGTCCGCGACGGCCTCAAGCCGGTGCATCGCCGCATCGTCCACGCGATGAGCGAGATGGGCGTGCGGCCCAATACCGCCTACAAGAAATGCGCCCGTATCGTCGGCGACGTGATGGGTAAATTCCATCCGCATGGCGACCAGTCGATCTACGACGCGCTCGTGCGGCTGTCGCAGGAATTCGCCATCCGCTATCCGATCGTCGATGGCCAGGGCAATTTCGGCAATATCGACGGCGATAACCCGGCAGCGATGCGTTACACCGAAGCGCGGATGACCGAGGTCGCCTCACTGCTGCTCGAAGGCATCGGCGAGGATGCGGTCGATTTTCGCCCGACCTACAACGAGGAAGACGAAGAGCCCGTCGTGCTGCCGGGCGCTTTCCCCAATCTTCTCGCCAACGGCTCGTCCGGCATCGCTGTCGGCATGGCGACCAACATCCCGCCGCACAATGTGCATGAACTCTGCGATGCCGCGCTGCTGCTGATCAAGAAACCCGATGCGACCATCGAGGACCTTGTCGAGCATGTCGCGGGTCCGGATTTCCCCACCGGCGGCACGATCATCGACAACAAAAAGACGATCATCGACGCCTATGCGACCGGCCGCGGCGGCTTCCGCGTGCGCGCCAAATGGGTGCAGGAGGATCTCGGCCGCGGCGGCTACCAGATCATCATCACCGAAATTCCCTATCAGGTGCAGAAGTCGCGGCTGATCGAGAAGATCGCCGAACTACTACTCGCGCGGCGTCTGCCGCTGCTCGAGGATATCCGCGACGAATCCGCCGAGGACGTGCGGATCGTGATGATCCCGAAGAGCCGCACCGTCGATCCGGCGCTGCTGATGGAGCAGCTCTACCGCCTGACCGAGCTCGAGAACCGCATCTCGCTCAACATGAACGTGCTGTCCATGGGCAAAGTGCCCAGGGTCATGTCGTTGAAGGAGGTGCTGGTCGAATGGCTGGCGCACCGCAAGGAAGTGCTGATCCGCCGCTCGAGGCATCGTCTGGCAGAGATCGACCGCCGGCTGGAAATCCTCGGCGGCTACCTGATCGCCTATCTCAACATCGACGAGGTGATCCGCATCATCCGCGAGGAGGATGAGCCGAAGCAGGTGATGATGGCGAGGTTCAGCCTCACCGACCTGCAGGCGGAATCGATCCTCAACATGCGGCTGCGCTCTCTGCGCAAGCTGGAAGAATTCGAGATCCGCACCGAGTTCGACAATCTCTCCACCGAGAAGGCGGGCATCGAGGCGCTGCTCGCCTCCGAGGACAAGCAGTGGACCACCATCGCCTGGGAAGTCGGCGAGGTGAAGAAGAAATTCGCCAAGGCAACGCCGCTCGGCCGCCGACGCACCGATTTTGCCGATGCGCCAGAGACTGATGAAGAGGCAATCAGCCAGGCGATGATCGAGAAGGAGCCGGTGACGGTCGTCGTCTCGGAAAAGGGCTGGATCCGCGCACTGAAGGGCCACACGACGGATCGCTCGGCACTGCAGTTCAAGGAAGGCGACAGCCTCAAGATCGCCTTCAATGCCCAGACCACCGACAAGGTCATCATCTTCACCACGGGTGGCAAGGCGTTTACGCTCGGCGCCGACAAGCTGCCGGGCGGGCGTGGCCACGGCGAGCCGCTCCGCATCATGATCGACATGGACAACGACCAGGACGTGCTGACCGCCTTCGTGCTCGACACGTCGCGCAAGCTGGTTGTCGCCTCGCATCAGGGCTATGGCTTCCTGGTGCCCGAGGGCGAACTCGTCGCCAATACCCGCAAGGGCAAGCAGATCCTCAACGTGTCGATGCCCGACGAGGCCAAGCTGGTCATTCCGGCCAAGGGCGATCATGTCGCGGTGGTCGGCGAGAACCGCAAGATGCTGGTCTTTCCGGCGGCACAGTTACCGGAGATGAGCCGCGGCAAGGGCGTCCGGCTTCAGCGCTTCAAGGACGGCGGAATCTCCGATCTCCGCGTGTTCAACATGGAGGACGGGCTCTCCTGGGACGATTCCGCCGGGCGGAACTTCGTGCGGAAGCGGGAAGAGCTCACGGAGTGGATGGGCGATCGCGCGACCGCCGGCCGGACGGTGCCCAAGGGTTTCCCACGGTCTGGTAAGTTCGCGGGCTGATCAGAGCGGGAACCGGCGCTTCTGTTTAGACAGGTCCTGCAAGATCGCCTTAAACGTCGAAGGATTTTGAAATGCGCCCCGCATTCGTTCTGCCAATTCCGGGTTCACCGGACGTAAAGCGAAGCCATCACCAGTGTCGACGACATCGAAGACATCGCCTTCTTTAAGCCCAATCTCTTCGACCACTTCGTCTGGAAACAGGATGCCCAGGGTGTCGTCGTTTTGCGGATTTTCCATCTTGATCGCTCGGTTACGATGGATATTGGTAAGGTATCACATGCAACTCGAGGTAATCAATGCAGCGGTATCTCCTCCCGCCGCATCGTGTGCGTCGAGTGCCATACCAGCGCGATGAGAATGATCGCGCCGCCGATCAAGGTCGGCACCGGCGGTTCCTCGGTGAAGATCAACCAGACCCAGACCGGGGCCAGCACCGTTTCGAGCAGGTAGACCATGCCGGTTTCGGCGGCCGAGAGGTACTTCGGGCCGATGGCGAGCGCCCAGAAGGCGAAGGGGGTGAGGAACAGTCCGTTGAGGTAGATCCAGATGGGCACGTCGATCTGGTAGCCGGTGCCCTGGAACATCACGATCCCGCCGATAATGGCGGGCAGGATGGCCGCGACCATGGGGGTGAAGCCGAAATCCTGGCGCGAGGCCCGGCTGTAAGTCAGCGCGCCGGCGATCGAGAGGGCAGAGGCGGCCGTCGCGAGGTCGCCCCAGAAGTGGCCGCTTTCGAGGCCGTTCGCCACGATCATCAGCACGCCCACTGTCATCGCAGCCATGGCGACGAAGGTCGCGCGGCGTGGCTTCTCGCCGAGGAACAGCCAGGAAAGCAGAGCGCCGAACATCGGGTTGAAGGCCAGGATGAAGGCGACGTTGGCTGACGTCGTGTTGAACACGGCCAGCATGAAGAACACGGTCGACGCTGCGTAAAGCATCGCGACGATCACGCCGGGGAAGCCCGGCACGAGCAGCGGTGCCTTGCCGGTCACCAAGCGGATGACCAAAATGATGAGGATGGCGATCCCGACCGTCAGGATCGAACGCATGAACAGCACCGACCAGATTTCGCCCTCGGCAAGCCTGAGGACCGGGATATCGAAGGACAGTGCCAGGCCGCCGCAAAAGGTCAGCAAGACGCCCTTCATGTGAGGGGACAATTTTGAAAAGGGCATGATGCGGGAATCCGCGAAAGGAATTATTCGGCAGGTGGGGTGTAGCGGGTCCAGCCCTGCATGAGAAGATGCTCCTGCGGCAGGAAGCGGGTCTTATACGTCATCTTCCGCGAACCCTCGACCCAATAGCCGAGATAGACATGCGGCAGGCCCTTGGCCTTCGCGCGGCGGATATGGTCAAGAATCATGAAGGTGCCGAGCGAGCGGTCGGTCAGCGATGGATCGTAATAGGAATAGACCATGGAGAGGCCGTCGGCCATCGAATCGGTAAGCGCCACCGCAACCAGCCTTCCGGCCGGTTTTTCGGCGATGCCGTCACCTTCCTCGCGTATCCGGTATTCGATGACCTTGGTGTTCACATGCGTGTCCTCGATCATCATTGCATAATCGAGCACGGTCATGTCGGACATGCCGCCCTTCTGGTGGCGGCTGTCGAGATATTGCCGGAACAGCGCGAACTGTTCGGTCGAGGGTTCGGCGGGATATTCCTTGGCCAGCAGGTCGGCATTGCCGGCGACCGCCCGCTTCATCGATTTTGTCGGCTCGAACTCGTCGATGATGATGCGGACCGAGACGCAGGCGCGGCAGTTCTCGCAAGCCGGACGATAGGCGATGTTCTGCGACCGGCGGAACCCGCCCTGGGTGAGGATATCGTTCATCTCCGGCGCGCGCTGGCCGACGAGATGCGTGAAGACCTTGCGCTCGGTCTGGCCCGGCAGATAGGGGCACGGCGCGGGGGCCGTCATGAAAAACTGCGGCGAAGGGTGGACCTGCGTATTCATTCTCTAGAGAGATTCTCTCGCCATTGGCTATTCGACCAAGCATGGCGAAAGATTATGAAACGTCAATCCCGGATTATTACGATGGTTTCTATCGATACGTCGCACTGGCGCGCATCATGCAGGTGCCGAGCAGCATGTCGTGGATCAGCCGCTTGCGCGAGGTGAACAGGCCGGCCAGCAGCAGGAACGGCGTCAACAGCGAGTTGATCACCCAGAAGGCGATGACATGGACGACGGCGATCGAAAAATCGATGCGGCGGCCATCGTCGCGCTCCATCGTCAGGTCCATCACCTGCATGCCGGGCGTCGCCTGACGTTCGGAGCTTAGCGTCAGCGCAAAATAGAGACCCGCGACGATGAAGAAGGAGACCGGATAGAGCATGAAGCCCAGGCCGAGCGTCAGGATCGAGAAGAAGAACAGGATCACCCAGGCCGGCACCAGCAGCACCGCGATCAGCATGTAGTCGATGACGAATGCCAGGACGCGTCGCGTCAGCACGCCGTCGAAGGCATGGTCGAGATTTTGCCCGTCCTGTTGATATGTATCAGTCATCGCAGTCATCCCATTGCCAAACACTCGACTGAGAGATGGACATTGAAGCGCGCCGGCGCAAGAGTTTGGCGAATTTCGTTCGCGGTTTATTAGCGCAGATGAATCTTCGCGAAGGCGTCGGGGTCTACGCCAAGAGTGCGAAGGTCACGCGAACGGGGCTGGTGGCCGCTTTCGGCTGCTGCGGCGGCCGCGACTGCCGCGCCAAACACGGTGAGGGCACGGCCAAGGTAGTTTGAAGTCCTGGATTGGATGCGGGACATCGGGATTCTCCGTTGTTAATTCTGCATCCAAAGTTGGTGTGGCAGCGTCGATGCTGCAACGCACAATTCAACATTCCTCATATGCAAAAGGCGCCGTCCTCAAGCCGACTATGTCGGAAAGGGTTCCGAACGCCCGGGAAGCGGAGTTGCGATCAGCGCTTTGCAAGCAGCCTTGCCACATCCATGGCGAAATAGGTCAGGATACCGTCGCAGCCGGCACGCTTGAAAGACAGCAACTGTTCGAGCATCACCCGTTCGCCGTCGATCCAGCCCTGGGCTGCGGCGGCTTTCACCATCGTATATTCGCCCGACACCTGGTAGGCGAAAACAGGCAGGCCGAACTCCTGCTTGATGCGCCAGCAGATATCGAGATAGGGCAGGCCTGGCTTGACCATCAGCATGTCGGCGCCTTCCTCGACATCGAGCGCGGCATCGCGCAGCGCCTCGGTGCCGTTGGCGGGGTCGATGTAATAGGTCTTCTTGTCGCCCCGCAGCAGGCCGCTGGTCGAGATCGCCTCGCGATAAGGTCCGTAATGAGCGGATGCGAATTTCGTCGCATAGGACATGATGCCGACATCCTGATGCCCGGCCGCATCCAGCGCCCGGCGGATCGCGCCGACCCGGCCGTCCATCATGTCGGAAGGCGCGATGATGTCGGAACCCGCGTCTGCCTGCATGACGGCCGCGCGGGAAATCGCATCCACCGTTTCGTCGTTGACGATGATGCCGCCGCGCAGGATGCCGTCATGGCCGTGGCTTGTGAACGGATCGAGCGCCACATCGGTGATGATGCCGATCCCGGGCACCGCCTTCTTGATCGCCCGGGTCGCCTCGTTGATCAGGTTGTTCTCGACCAGCGAATGTGAGCCCGTCTCGTCGCGCAGCGATAGATCCTCGTTGGGGAAGGTGGCAAGGGCAGGAATGCCGAGATCGGCCGCTTGCTTCGCCGCTTCGACAGCCTTGTCCACGCTCATGCGGTTGACGCCGGGCATGGCCGGGATCGGCTCGATGATACCCGAGCCCGCGACAAGGAAGATCGGCCAGATCAGGTCATCCACCGTCAACTGGTTCTCGCGCACCATGCGCCGTGTCCAGTCGGCCTTGCGGTTGCGCCGCATGCGGCGGTGGCCGGTTATGTGGTCCACGAGATGGGTTTTGTCGGTCATCCTGCTCGTCCTTCGATCGATCCGGGGCCGGATTAGCATGCGCCGAGGCAAAAGGAAAAGGGATTGCCGGGCGGGGGAGGGCGGCGGATCGTCCCATTATTGGATTGCAGGCAGGATTTCCGCCCAAGACTGTTCATCGGAGTTTCGATCGGCTAGAAACGCGATATGACCGATACCGAGACATTGCCGCGGGCGACTTTCTTCCTGCCGGAACTGCTGATGACGATCTTCATGCGCATGGTGGCGGTGGCCTGCCTGTGGTTCGCGCTCGACACGTGGTCGGATCTGATCGGCTACGGCTCGAACGGCATATTGCGCTTCGATCTCCTGGACACCGACATGCAGGCGGCGGCGGCGGCACTTTCGGTGCTCTACCCGGTGGCAGCCATAGGCCTGTGGCTCAAGGGCTCCTGGGGGCCAGTGGTCTGGACGGTGACGGCGGCGGTGGAAGTTGCACGCCACGAGAGCTTTCCGGGCATCTTCGGAACCTCGGGTCCGACGCTGCTGATGATCGCCTCGACGGTCGCCCTCTACGTGGCGCTCAGGGTCACATTGTGGCTCAAAAAGCCGGTCAAGGCAGGCCCGAAATTCGCAGCCAGGTAACGGCTTGTTGACCAAGACAGATGGAATGAAAGCAGTAAGAGCCTGTTAATCCTATGATTTAAGTAGAATTTTAGAGGCACGCGGTAATTTGCATCACATAAGGCGGACAGAAAAAACAAGACCGCCGTTAAACAGTGAGGCAGAAAAATGAACGCGAAGCTCAAGGCCCCAGTCCAGGCGATCGATCCCTCCGAGCAGGTCATCCACAATCTCTATCTCGAAAGCGTGCATCTGGTCGAGCGGCTGCACCGCCGTCTCCTCGATGTCATCAAGGACGAGTTCGACCGCCAGGGCCGCGACGACATCAACGCCGTGCAGGCGCTGCTCCTCTTCAACATCGGCTCTTCCGAACTGACCGCCGGCGAACTGCGCTCGCGCGGTTACTACATGGGCTCGAACGTGTCCTATAATGTCAAGAAGCTGGTCGACCTCGGCTTCATCAACCACGCCCGCTCGCGCATCGACCGCCGCTCGGTCCGCATCTCGCTGACCGACAAGGGCCAGGACGTCGCCGAAACGGTGGCAAAACTCTACCAGCGCCATGTCGGCTCGATCCACAAGGTCGGCGGCATCGGCACCGACGAATTCGGCCAGATGAACAAGCTGCTGCAGAGATTGGATCGGTTCTGGAACGACCAGATTTTGTATCGGCTCTAATCGGCTAGGCAGGCCGGACTGCATTTCCTCCAGTCATGCAGGACAGATGAAATGCGACGTGGCAAAAGCTGCGTCGCGTTTCTCGTGTTTCGATCTCGATCTCGATCGGCCATTACCCCCCGATCAGCGCGGCAGCAGCTTCCGTCCGGCATTGCGGATCGTGATCATCGCATCCGCACCCTGGCCGACAAGCCCGGCGGCCATGGCGCCTTCGAGGGCTTCGGTGTAATCCTTGCCTTCGAGCAGATGCTTCCTCGCATAGCTTTCGACTGCGCCGCGCGTCGCGGTCGGCGAAACGCCGTACCTGTTGCTGTGGAATGCATTGAGGATGATTTGGTACTTTTCTTCTGGCTTCATGGTCTCTCTCTGAATTGCTAAGGCCGTGCTATCAGTAAGCGGGCCGGTTTCATAGGGTCCTTGTGGAAATCGGACGGGCTGTGGGCCATGCGCGG
This genomic interval carries:
- the parC gene encoding DNA topoisomerase IV subunit A — encoded protein: MASIEKPPGGGDHIQPVDLKTALEERYLAYALSTIMHRALPDVRDGLKPVHRRIVHAMSEMGVRPNTAYKKCARIVGDVMGKFHPHGDQSIYDALVRLSQEFAIRYPIVDGQGNFGNIDGDNPAAMRYTEARMTEVASLLLEGIGEDAVDFRPTYNEEDEEPVVLPGAFPNLLANGSSGIAVGMATNIPPHNVHELCDAALLLIKKPDATIEDLVEHVAGPDFPTGGTIIDNKKTIIDAYATGRGGFRVRAKWVQEDLGRGGYQIIITEIPYQVQKSRLIEKIAELLLARRLPLLEDIRDESAEDVRIVMIPKSRTVDPALLMEQLYRLTELENRISLNMNVLSMGKVPRVMSLKEVLVEWLAHRKEVLIRRSRHRLAEIDRRLEILGGYLIAYLNIDEVIRIIREEDEPKQVMMARFSLTDLQAESILNMRLRSLRKLEEFEIRTEFDNLSTEKAGIEALLASEDKQWTTIAWEVGEVKKKFAKATPLGRRRTDFADAPETDEEAISQAMIEKEPVTVVVSEKGWIRALKGHTTDRSALQFKEGDSLKIAFNAQTTDKVIIFTTGGKAFTLGADKLPGGRGHGEPLRIMIDMDNDQDVLTAFVLDTSRKLVVASHQGYGFLVPEGELVANTRKGKQILNVSMPDEAKLVIPAKGDHVAVVGENRKMLVFPAAQLPEMSRGKGVRLQRFKDGGISDLRVFNMEDGLSWDDSAGRNFVRKREELTEWMGDRATAGRTVPKGFPRSGKFAG
- a CDS encoding AbrB/MazE/SpoVT family DNA-binding domain-containing protein; amino-acid sequence: MENPQNDDTLGILFPDEVVEEIGLKEGDVFDVVDTGDGFALRPVNPELAERMRGAFQNPSTFKAILQDLSKQKRRFPL
- a CDS encoding DMT family transporter, coding for MPFSKLSPHMKGVLLTFCGGLALSFDIPVLRLAEGEIWSVLFMRSILTVGIAILIILVIRLVTGKAPLLVPGFPGVIVAMLYAASTVFFMLAVFNTTSANVAFILAFNPMFGALLSWLFLGEKPRRATFVAMAAMTVGVLMIVANGLESGHFWGDLATAASALSIAGALTYSRASRQDFGFTPMVAAILPAIIGGIVMFQGTGYQIDVPIWIYLNGLFLTPFAFWALAIGPKYLSAAETGMVYLLETVLAPVWVWLIFTEEPPVPTLIGGAIILIALVWHSTHTMRREEIPLH
- a CDS encoding arginyltransferase, producing MNTQVHPSPQFFMTAPAPCPYLPGQTERKVFTHLVGQRAPEMNDILTQGGFRRSQNIAYRPACENCRACVSVRIIIDEFEPTKSMKRAVAGNADLLAKEYPAEPSTEQFALFRQYLDSRHQKGGMSDMTVLDYAMMIEDTHVNTKVIEYRIREEGDGIAEKPAGRLVAVALTDSMADGLSMVYSYYDPSLTDRSLGTFMILDHIRRAKAKGLPHVYLGYWVEGSRKMTYKTRFLPQEHLLMQGWTRYTPPAE
- a CDS encoding RDD family protein; translated protein: MTDTYQQDGQNLDHAFDGVLTRRVLAFVIDYMLIAVLLVPAWVILFFFSILTLGLGFMLYPVSFFIVAGLYFALTLSSERQATPGMQVMDLTMERDDGRRIDFSIAVVHVIAFWVINSLLTPFLLLAGLFTSRKRLIHDMLLGTCMMRASATYR
- the hemB gene encoding porphobilinogen synthase produces the protein MTDKTHLVDHITGHRRMRRNRKADWTRRMVRENQLTVDDLIWPIFLVAGSGIIEPIPAMPGVNRMSVDKAVEAAKQAADLGIPALATFPNEDLSLRDETGSHSLVENNLINEATRAIKKAVPGIGIITDVALDPFTSHGHDGILRGGIIVNDETVDAISRAAVMQADAGSDIIAPSDMMDGRVGAIRRALDAAGHQDVGIMSYATKFASAHYGPYREAISTSGLLRGDKKTYYIDPANGTEALRDAALDVEEGADMLMVKPGLPYLDICWRIKQEFGLPVFAYQVSGEYTMVKAAAAQGWIDGERVMLEQLLSFKRAGCDGILTYFAMDVARLLAKR
- a CDS encoding DUF6163 family protein, giving the protein MTDTETLPRATFFLPELLMTIFMRMVAVACLWFALDTWSDLIGYGSNGILRFDLLDTDMQAAAAALSVLYPVAAIGLWLKGSWGPVVWTVTAAVEVARHESFPGIFGTSGPTLLMIASTVALYVALRVTLWLKKPVKAGPKFAAR
- the ldtR gene encoding transcriptional regulator LdtR, which codes for MNAKLKAPVQAIDPSEQVIHNLYLESVHLVERLHRRLLDVIKDEFDRQGRDDINAVQALLLFNIGSSELTAGELRSRGYYMGSNVSYNVKKLVDLGFINHARSRIDRRSVRISLTDKGQDVAETVAKLYQRHVGSIHKVGGIGTDEFGQMNKLLQRLDRFWNDQILYRL